From a single Aquipuribacter nitratireducens genomic region:
- the fliN gene encoding flagellar motor switch protein FliN, with protein sequence MTSLSSSTPGTGTTASTHAEAAAATAGAAACALLPLEPGSVPVPVAVSTVPGVPTTAVPADHVAVTARWTGAGDGLVALLLSPDALLALSGGESPDAAALVPALEAAASALGPCVLGPAETTSAPGLLEQLLAEGADAALVRLGADGDPAATVHLAVVARATAPTTAHVPGQRTPAGAGAGAATRSATGRGIEMLRGVHMEVTAEIGRTRMTVQELLELAAGSVVELDRPIGSPADLLVNGRLFARGEVVVVDEEFALRITEIVEPDDDVHRTA encoded by the coding sequence GTGACCAGCCTCTCCTCCTCGACACCCGGCACCGGCACGACCGCCAGCACCCACGCCGAGGCCGCCGCCGCGACCGCCGGCGCCGCCGCGTGCGCGCTGCTGCCGCTCGAGCCGGGCTCGGTGCCGGTGCCCGTCGCCGTCTCCACGGTCCCCGGGGTGCCCACGACCGCCGTGCCGGCCGACCACGTCGCCGTCACCGCCCGCTGGACCGGCGCCGGCGACGGGCTCGTCGCGCTCCTGCTCTCCCCGGACGCGCTCCTCGCGCTGTCGGGCGGCGAGTCCCCCGACGCCGCGGCGCTCGTGCCGGCCCTCGAGGCCGCCGCCTCCGCTCTCGGGCCGTGCGTGCTGGGACCCGCGGAGACCACGAGCGCCCCCGGGCTCCTCGAGCAGCTGCTCGCCGAGGGCGCCGACGCCGCCCTCGTCCGGCTCGGTGCCGACGGCGACCCCGCGGCCACCGTCCACCTCGCCGTCGTGGCCCGCGCCACCGCGCCGACGACCGCGCACGTGCCCGGTCAGCGCACGCCCGCCGGCGCCGGCGCCGGCGCGGCGACGCGCAGCGCGACCGGGCGCGGCATCGAGATGCTCCGCGGTGTCCACATGGAGGTCACGGCCGAGATCGGCCGCACCCGCATGACGGTCCAGGAGCTCCTCGAGCTCGCCGCCGGGTCCGTCGTCGAGCTCGACCGGCCCATCGGCAGCCCCGCCGACCTGCTCGTCAACGGCCGCCTCTTCGCGCGCGGTGAGGTCGTCGTGGTCGACGAGGAGTTCGCCCTGCGGATCACGGAGATCGTCGAGCCCGACGACGACGTCCACCGGACCGCCTGA
- a CDS encoding flagellar biosynthetic protein FliR — MVVDVPSETLAALLLGMLRVVGWLVVAPPFSGRAVPAPLKALLAVGLTLPVLPAVRADLPPLEPGPFAAAAVVQLLTGLGLGFVAFLLFQAFRTAGDLVDNLGGFALATAFDPTNQTQASVIGRFQGMLAGALLLVTDGWLVVWHGFFRSWEVLPVDAAFDARAFAVAATDGLGQMLLLGVQIAAPMLAVLFVADVGLGLATRIAPQLNAFATAFPVKILLTLTLVGYTFVAMPGAVTSTADTIGATLLQVAG, encoded by the coding sequence ATGGTCGTCGACGTCCCCTCCGAGACCCTCGCGGCGCTGCTGCTCGGCATGCTGCGCGTCGTCGGGTGGCTCGTCGTCGCGCCGCCGTTCTCCGGTCGCGCGGTCCCGGCGCCCCTCAAGGCGCTGCTCGCGGTCGGGCTCACCCTGCCGGTGCTGCCCGCCGTCCGGGCGGACCTGCCCCCGCTCGAGCCCGGTCCCTTCGCCGCGGCCGCCGTCGTGCAGCTGCTCACCGGGCTCGGGCTCGGCTTCGTCGCCTTCCTGCTGTTCCAGGCGTTCCGCACCGCCGGCGACCTCGTCGACAACCTCGGCGGCTTCGCCCTCGCCACCGCGTTCGACCCGACGAACCAGACCCAGGCCTCGGTCATCGGCCGGTTCCAGGGGATGCTCGCCGGGGCGCTGCTCCTCGTCACCGACGGCTGGCTCGTCGTGTGGCACGGCTTCTTCCGCAGCTGGGAGGTGCTGCCCGTCGACGCCGCGTTCGACGCGCGCGCGTTCGCCGTCGCCGCGACCGACGGGCTCGGGCAGATGCTGCTCCTCGGGGTGCAGATCGCCGCGCCGATGCTCGCGGTCCTCTTCGTCGCCGACGTCGGCCTCGGCCTCGCGACCCGCATCGCCCCGCAGCTCAACGCCTTCGCCACGGCCTTCCCCGTCAAGATCCTCCTCACGCTCACCCTCGTCGGGTACACGTTCGTCGCGATGCCGGGCGCCGTCACGAGCACCGCGGACACCATCGGCGCCACGCTCCTGCAGGTCGCGGGGTAG
- the purQ gene encoding phosphoribosylformylglycinamidine synthase subunit PurQ, producing MRVGIVTFPGSLDDGDAARAVRLAGGDPVRLWHGDHDLQRVDAVVLPGGFSYGDYLRAGAIARFAPVMTEVVDAARKGMPVLGICNGFQVLCESHLLPGALVRNDHQKFVCRDQRLRVESTATAWTSAFEPGAEITIPLKNGEGGYIADAATLDALEGEGRVVFRYLDVNPNGSRRDIAGISDASGRVVGLMPHPEHAVEAGYGPTTDGLGLFTSVLATALEGVLA from the coding sequence GTGCGCGTCGGTATCGTCACGTTCCCCGGGTCCCTCGACGACGGCGACGCGGCACGGGCCGTGCGCCTCGCGGGGGGTGATCCCGTCCGGCTGTGGCATGGTGACCACGACCTGCAGCGCGTCGACGCCGTCGTCCTGCCCGGCGGGTTCTCCTACGGCGACTACCTGCGCGCGGGTGCCATCGCGCGCTTCGCGCCCGTCATGACCGAGGTCGTCGACGCGGCACGGAAGGGGATGCCGGTCCTCGGCATCTGCAACGGCTTCCAGGTCCTGTGCGAGTCGCACCTGCTGCCCGGCGCCCTCGTACGCAACGACCACCAGAAGTTCGTGTGCCGCGACCAGCGCCTCCGCGTCGAGAGCACGGCGACCGCGTGGACCAGCGCCTTCGAGCCCGGTGCGGAGATCACGATCCCCCTGAAGAACGGTGAGGGCGGCTACATCGCGGACGCGGCGACCCTCGACGCCCTCGAGGGCGAGGGGCGCGTCGTGTTCCGCTACCTCGACGTCAACCCGAACGGCTCCCGCCGCGACATCGCCGGCATCAGCGACGCCTCCGGTCGGGTCGTCGGTCTCATGCCGCACCCCGAGCACGCGGTCGAGGCCGGGTACGGGCCGACGACCGACGGGCTCGGGCTCTTCACCTCCGTGCTCGCGACGGCCCTCGAGGGGGTCCTCGCGTGA
- the flhA gene encoding flagellar biosynthesis protein FlhA has product MSASGIGRYALPVGVVGIVLLLVVPLPPALLDGLIVLSIAISVLVLLTAMYVERPLDFSIFPALLLVITLFRLGLNVASTRLVLLDGYAGDVIGAFGEFVIGGSLVVGLVIFLILTVIQFAVITNGATRVAEVGARFTLDALPGKQMAIDADLNAGLIDEDTARTRRAEVTAEADFYGAMDGASKFVKGDAIAAIIITIINLLGGFGVGVAQKGMGWGDALSTYSLLTVGDGLVSQIPALLTSVATGLIVTRATSQGDMGSDAASQLLRSTRALTIGGAAIAGLAVVPGLPKLPFLLVGGAMLALAVRARRAGSDEDEPGDDLEPAPVDPTQQLVEDMSVDPLEVVLASDLVDLVDAGAGGDLLDRVRALRRKVALEIGLVLPPVRTRDSLDLPPGSYSVVVSGVEVGRGQAPAGKVLALGDMLDGLPGVTTVEPVFGLPGKWLPVEARHQAELAGATVVDRGSVLITHLGEVVRANASRLLSREDVKGLVESVRRQHPVVVEELVPSQLSLGEVQRVLRGLLDERVPVRDLVSIFEALSLRARVSSDVDGLVEAARAGLGPAVADAFTRDGVLRVLTLDPLLEHELAEHVRPGEDGPVVQLEPGTLGRVLDALTAAVQRVDALGVEYVLVCAPGLRSALRRLVQAAVPTLAVLSYTEAGQAPRVEAVGTVTNASAVAS; this is encoded by the coding sequence GTGAGCGCGTCCGGCATCGGTCGTTACGCCCTGCCCGTCGGGGTCGTCGGCATCGTGCTGCTGCTCGTTGTGCCGCTGCCCCCGGCCCTGCTCGACGGCCTCATCGTGCTGAGCATCGCCATCAGCGTGCTCGTGCTCCTCACCGCCATGTACGTCGAGCGACCCCTCGACTTCTCGATCTTCCCGGCGCTGCTGCTCGTCATCACGCTGTTCCGGCTCGGGCTCAACGTCGCCTCGACGCGGCTCGTGCTGCTCGACGGCTACGCGGGCGACGTCATCGGCGCCTTCGGCGAGTTCGTCATCGGCGGGTCCCTCGTCGTCGGCCTCGTGATCTTCCTCATCCTCACCGTCATCCAGTTCGCCGTCATCACCAACGGCGCCACCCGCGTGGCGGAGGTCGGCGCGCGCTTCACCCTCGACGCCCTGCCCGGCAAGCAGATGGCGATCGACGCCGACCTCAACGCGGGCCTCATCGACGAGGACACGGCCCGCACGCGGCGCGCGGAGGTCACGGCCGAGGCCGACTTCTACGGCGCGATGGACGGTGCCTCGAAGTTCGTCAAGGGCGACGCGATCGCCGCGATCATCATCACGATCATCAACCTCCTCGGCGGGTTCGGCGTCGGCGTCGCGCAGAAGGGCATGGGCTGGGGCGACGCCCTGTCGACGTACTCGCTGCTGACGGTCGGCGACGGTCTCGTCTCCCAGATCCCCGCCCTGCTCACCTCGGTCGCGACCGGCCTCATCGTCACCCGCGCCACCTCGCAGGGCGACATGGGCTCCGACGCCGCCTCGCAGCTGCTGCGGAGCACCCGCGCCCTCACCATCGGCGGCGCCGCCATCGCCGGCCTCGCCGTCGTGCCGGGGCTGCCGAAGCTGCCGTTCCTCCTCGTCGGCGGAGCCATGCTCGCCCTCGCCGTGCGCGCCCGCCGCGCCGGCAGCGACGAGGACGAGCCCGGCGACGACCTCGAGCCCGCTCCCGTCGACCCCACCCAGCAGCTCGTCGAGGACATGTCCGTCGACCCGCTCGAGGTGGTCCTCGCGAGCGACCTCGTCGACCTCGTCGACGCCGGCGCCGGTGGCGACCTCCTCGACCGGGTCCGTGCCCTGCGGCGCAAGGTCGCCCTCGAGATCGGGCTCGTCCTGCCGCCCGTCCGCACCCGGGACTCCCTCGACCTGCCGCCCGGCTCGTACTCCGTCGTCGTGTCCGGCGTCGAGGTCGGGCGCGGGCAGGCGCCCGCCGGGAAGGTCCTCGCCCTCGGCGACATGCTCGACGGCCTGCCGGGCGTCACGACCGTCGAGCCCGTGTTCGGGCTTCCCGGCAAGTGGCTGCCGGTCGAGGCCCGGCACCAGGCCGAGCTCGCCGGCGCGACGGTCGTCGACCGCGGGTCGGTCCTCATCACCCACCTCGGTGAGGTGGTCCGGGCGAACGCCTCGCGGCTGCTGTCGCGGGAGGACGTCAAGGGCCTCGTGGAGTCCGTCCGGCGCCAGCACCCCGTGGTGGTCGAGGAGCTCGTGCCGTCCCAGCTGTCGCTGGGGGAGGTGCAGCGGGTGCTGCGCGGCCTGCTCGACGAGCGGGTGCCCGTCCGCGACCTCGTCAGCATCTTCGAGGCGCTGTCGCTGCGCGCCCGGGTGTCGAGCGACGTCGACGGCCTCGTCGAGGCCGCCCGCGCCGGCCTCGGCCCCGCGGTGGCGGACGCGTTCACCCGCGACGGCGTCCTCCGCGTCCTCACCCTCGACCCGCTGCTGGAGCACGAGCTCGCCGAGCACGTCCGCCCCGGTGAGGACGGCCCGGTCGTGCAGCTGGAACCCGGCACCCTCGGCCGCGTCCTCGACGCGCTGACCGCGGCCGTGCAGCGGGTGGACGCCCTCGGCGTCGAGTACGTGCTGGTGTGCGCGCCGGGCCTCCGCTCGGCGCTGCGCCGGCTGGTCCAGGCCGCGGTGCCGACGCTCGCGGTCCTCTCCTACACCGAGGCCGGTCAGGCGCCTCGGGTCGAAGCAGTTGGGACGGTGACGAATGCCTCGGCAGTTGCGTCTTGA
- a CDS encoding flagellar biosynthetic protein FliQ, translating into MTDATVVEIALAALWLGAKLAAPVLVASLVVGFVVSLFQSVTQMQDPSLAFVPKLVAVGICLLVFGSWMITEATLFTEELYGRIPDLVRGG; encoded by the coding sequence GTGACCGACGCCACCGTCGTCGAGATCGCCCTCGCCGCGCTCTGGCTCGGGGCGAAGCTCGCCGCCCCCGTCCTCGTCGCCTCCCTCGTGGTCGGCTTCGTCGTCTCCCTGTTCCAGTCGGTCACGCAGATGCAGGACCCGTCGCTGGCGTTCGTGCCGAAGCTCGTCGCCGTCGGGATCTGCCTCCTCGTCTTCGGCAGCTGGATGATCACGGAGGCGACGCTGTTCACGGAGGAGCTGTACGGGCGCATCCCGGACCTCGTCCGGGGCGGCTGA
- a CDS encoding FliO/MopB family protein has product METLELVVRSAGGLLAVLGTVWLLTRVARARGGAGTPTGHRLRVVTRASVGRRASVVSVDAGDRVLVLGVTDGAVRLLAEQPALPVTDDPAAPVERSTVAPGVVEPGAAVVPSPRSPVAGSLLDAATWRSVVQVARDRTVRR; this is encoded by the coding sequence GTGGAGACCCTCGAGCTCGTGGTGCGCAGCGCCGGCGGCCTGCTGGCGGTGCTCGGCACCGTCTGGCTGCTCACGCGGGTGGCACGCGCGCGAGGCGGCGCGGGCACCCCGACCGGGCACCGGCTGCGGGTCGTCACACGCGCGTCGGTCGGGCGTCGCGCCAGCGTCGTGAGCGTCGACGCCGGGGACCGGGTCCTCGTGCTCGGCGTCACCGACGGCGCCGTCCGCCTGCTCGCCGAGCAGCCGGCGCTGCCGGTGACCGACGACCCCGCGGCCCCGGTCGAGCGCAGCACGGTCGCTCCCGGCGTGGTGGAGCCGGGCGCTGCCGTCGTGCCGTCACCGCGCTCGCCCGTCGCGGGCTCGCTGCTCGACGCGGCGACGTGGCGCAGCGTCGTGCAGGTCGCCCGCGACCGGACCGTCCGCCGGTGA
- a CDS encoding EscU/YscU/HrcU family type III secretion system export apparatus switch protein, which translates to MAKDGGGQEKTEAPTPRKLKEARDQGQQPRTQDLSAWASVAAMAVTAPAVVGAGHRQLADVVQRAAAVAEDPDPAVAVGLLGDAVGSGMLLLVPLVGAAVLATVVSHVIQGGVHPAWQKAKPDLKRLNPVEGVKRMFGLMTLWEAAKTLLKSVVLVLVAWWAVARMMPALLGAGSAPLGGTLDTMRDSLALLLQVAVATGVVMAAADFAVQKRKSMKDLRMTKQEVKEEAKTTEGNPLVKQARRSRQIALTRNRMMAAVATADVVVVNPTHYAVALRYEAGKGAPKVVAKGVDAVAGKIRERAGEHRVPMVEDVPLARSLHAACEVGDEIPGELFEAVAHVLAFVMQLRAKGSAAGTHRDARRRGEVPDGTALRRERARRRRRRPAPAPG; encoded by the coding sequence GTGGCGAAGGACGGCGGCGGCCAGGAGAAGACCGAGGCCCCCACACCGCGCAAGCTCAAGGAGGCGCGGGACCAGGGGCAGCAGCCGCGCACGCAGGACCTGTCGGCGTGGGCGTCGGTGGCGGCGATGGCGGTGACGGCGCCCGCCGTCGTGGGCGCCGGGCACCGGCAGCTCGCCGATGTCGTCCAGCGGGCGGCCGCCGTCGCCGAGGACCCGGACCCGGCCGTCGCGGTCGGGCTGCTGGGGGACGCGGTCGGCTCCGGGATGCTCCTGCTCGTGCCGCTGGTGGGCGCGGCGGTCCTCGCCACAGTCGTCTCCCACGTCATCCAGGGCGGCGTGCACCCGGCGTGGCAGAAGGCCAAGCCCGACCTCAAGCGGCTCAACCCCGTCGAGGGCGTCAAGCGGATGTTCGGGCTCATGACGCTGTGGGAGGCGGCGAAGACCCTGCTGAAGAGCGTCGTCCTCGTCCTCGTCGCGTGGTGGGCCGTCGCCCGCATGATGCCCGCCCTCCTCGGGGCGGGGTCGGCACCCCTCGGCGGCACGCTCGACACGATGCGGGACTCCCTCGCCCTCCTCCTGCAGGTCGCGGTCGCGACCGGCGTCGTCATGGCCGCGGCCGACTTCGCCGTCCAGAAGCGGAAGTCGATGAAGGACCTCCGCATGACGAAGCAGGAGGTGAAGGAGGAGGCGAAGACGACCGAGGGCAACCCGCTGGTGAAGCAGGCCCGCCGCTCGCGGCAGATCGCCCTCACCCGCAACCGCATGATGGCTGCGGTCGCGACCGCGGACGTCGTCGTCGTCAACCCCACCCACTACGCCGTCGCCCTGCGCTACGAGGCGGGGAAGGGGGCACCGAAGGTCGTCGCGAAGGGCGTCGACGCCGTCGCGGGGAAGATCCGCGAGCGCGCCGGCGAGCACCGCGTGCCGATGGTGGAGGACGTCCCCCTCGCCCGCTCCCTCCACGCCGCGTGCGAGGTCGGCGACGAGATCCCCGGCGAGCTGTTCGAGGCGGTCGCCCACGTCCTCGCCTTCGTCATGCAGCTGCGGGCGAAGGGCAGCGCCGCCGGCACCCACCGCGACGCCCGCCGGCGCGGCGAGGTGCCGGACGGCACGGCCCTGCGCCGCGAGCGCGCCCGCCGGCGGCGCCGCCGCCCTGCGCCCGCGCCCGGCTGA
- a CDS encoding winged helix-turn-helix domain-containing protein translates to MRTAAPLLAPIFRSDGQARLLTEVLLTGDELSLTELATRAGLAYPTAHREVARLLDAGILSERLVGRTRLIRGNDESPLTSPLREILRVAAGPVAMLTEELGRVPSIDSAFVYGSFAARMLGVAGPAPHDIDLMVLGDPDVDAVYQACTRVESAVHRPVNPTILTTEEFAASSGFLDTVRSGPAVVVIGELPWR, encoded by the coding sequence ATGAGAACGGCGGCCCCGCTCCTCGCCCCGATCTTCCGATCGGACGGTCAGGCGCGTCTTCTCACGGAAGTGCTGCTGACCGGCGACGAGCTCAGCCTGACCGAGCTGGCCACCCGGGCCGGCCTCGCGTACCCGACGGCACACCGTGAGGTCGCGCGACTGCTGGACGCCGGCATCCTGAGCGAGAGGCTGGTGGGTCGCACGCGGCTGATCCGCGGCAACGACGAGAGCCCGTTGACCAGCCCGCTGCGCGAGATCCTCAGGGTCGCGGCCGGGCCGGTGGCGATGCTGACCGAGGAGCTCGGTCGCGTCCCCTCGATCGACTCCGCGTTCGTCTACGGGTCGTTCGCCGCGCGGATGCTCGGGGTCGCCGGTCCGGCACCGCACGACATCGACCTCATGGTGCTCGGTGATCCGGATGTCGACGCCGTCTACCAGGCGTGCACGCGGGTCGAGTCCGCGGTGCACCGGCCCGTCAACCCGACGATCCTCACCACGGAGGAGTTCGCGGCGTCGTCGGGCTTCCTCGACACCGTGCGCAGCGGCCCCGCAGTGGTCGTGATCGGTGAGCTCCCGTGGCGCTGA
- a CDS encoding PilZ domain-containing protein gives MSRSPAVELPRVNTPVLLTMPGVDGDVRSRLEDTWGADLVVAAVVVPGRVGVRRVGTQMTVAWAVPPRGLLELPCTLVESRQHEQPPLWVLRPVGAPRRVQRRRFVRADVVARALLAEWVDPVVPTPARPDPRAVSAPAWLVPGQVVDLCEGGARVVVPAGHVVPVEVGDRLRLTVDLPGAVVVAEAHVVASEPMTERRHQLRLWFELSDRDAEAVRREVLRRQTEARGMRES, from the coding sequence GTGAGCCGCAGCCCCGCCGTCGAGCTGCCCCGGGTCAACACCCCGGTGCTGCTCACCATGCCGGGCGTGGACGGCGACGTCCGCAGCCGGCTGGAGGACACGTGGGGCGCCGACCTCGTCGTCGCCGCGGTCGTCGTGCCCGGCAGGGTGGGGGTCCGGCGCGTCGGCACGCAGATGACCGTCGCGTGGGCGGTCCCGCCGCGCGGTCTGCTCGAGCTGCCGTGCACGCTCGTGGAGTCGCGGCAGCACGAGCAACCGCCCCTGTGGGTGCTGCGTCCGGTCGGCGCGCCGCGTCGCGTCCAACGGCGGCGGTTCGTGCGGGCCGACGTCGTGGCGCGTGCCCTCCTCGCCGAGTGGGTGGACCCCGTCGTCCCGACGCCCGCCCGTCCGGACCCGCGGGCGGTGTCCGCCCCCGCGTGGCTGGTGCCGGGCCAGGTCGTCGACCTCTGCGAGGGCGGGGCGCGGGTCGTCGTGCCCGCCGGGCACGTCGTGCCGGTGGAGGTCGGTGACCGGCTGCGGCTCACCGTCGACCTGCCGGGCGCCGTCGTCGTGGCCGAGGCGCACGTCGTCGCCTCGGAGCCGATGACCGAGCGTCGCCACCAGCTGCGGCTGTGGTTCGAGCTGTCCGACCGTGACGCCGAGGCGGTGCGGCGTGAGGTCCTGCGCCGACAGACCGAGGCGCGTGGCATGAGGGAGTCGTGA
- the fliP gene encoding flagellar type III secretion system pore protein FliP (The bacterial flagellar biogenesis protein FliP forms a type III secretion system (T3SS)-type pore required for flagellar assembly.): protein MSAARAGRPSRVLLLLVALGVLLGALGLGAVLADGAAAATPAPVATPTAPAEPSAPAAPAGPSEGGTVSLEVNGPDGTPASALVLILVITGLSVAPGLLLMTTAFTKIAVVLALTRNAIGLQMTPPNQVLIGLALFLTLFVMAPTVSTINDTAVQPYLAGDLPVGEAFTVGLGPLREFMLGSTRPEELALITRAAGQELPADAESVPITTLIPAFVLSELRSAFIIGFVIFVPFLVIDLVVSSALMSVGMMMLPPVIISLPFKILLFVLVDGWGLVVRALVGSYGGG from the coding sequence GTGAGCGCGGCCCGTGCAGGACGCCCGTCGCGCGTCCTGCTGCTCCTCGTCGCGCTCGGCGTGCTCCTCGGCGCGCTCGGTCTCGGCGCCGTGCTCGCGGACGGGGCCGCCGCCGCCACGCCCGCGCCGGTCGCCACCCCCACGGCTCCCGCGGAGCCGAGCGCACCCGCCGCGCCCGCGGGGCCGTCGGAGGGCGGGACGGTGTCCCTGGAGGTCAACGGCCCTGACGGCACACCGGCGTCCGCGCTCGTCCTCATCCTCGTCATCACCGGTCTGTCGGTGGCGCCGGGCCTGCTCCTCATGACGACGGCGTTCACGAAGATCGCTGTGGTCCTCGCGCTCACGCGCAACGCCATCGGGCTGCAGATGACCCCGCCGAACCAGGTCCTCATCGGGCTCGCGCTGTTCCTCACGCTCTTCGTCATGGCGCCGACGGTGAGCACGATCAACGACACGGCCGTGCAGCCCTACCTCGCGGGCGACCTGCCGGTCGGGGAGGCCTTCACCGTCGGGCTCGGGCCGCTGCGGGAGTTCATGCTCGGGAGCACGCGACCGGAGGAGCTCGCGCTCATCACGCGCGCGGCGGGCCAGGAGCTGCCCGCCGACGCCGAGTCGGTGCCGATCACGACGCTCATCCCGGCGTTCGTCCTCAGCGAGCTCCGCTCGGCGTTCATCATCGGCTTCGTCATCTTCGTGCCGTTCCTCGTCATCGACCTCGTCGTGTCGAGCGCGCTCATGAGCGTCGGCATGATGATGCTCCCGCCGGTCATCATCAGCCTGCCGTTCAAGATCCTCCTCTTCGTCCTCGTCGACGGCTGGGGCCTCGTGGTCCGTGCCCTCGTCGGCTCCTACGGCGGGGGGTGA
- the csrA gene encoding carbon storage regulator CsrA — protein MLVLSRRTGESVVIGDDVVVTVLELKGDGAVRLGIDAPRSTRVYRAEVYAAVKAANAEASRAGQPASSAVEALMGLAGARRPASASSESAPQPATSDDPPIPPPSTRPAAPARPGPRPGPPPRR, from the coding sequence GTGCTCGTCCTCAGCCGCCGAACCGGCGAGAGCGTCGTCATCGGGGACGACGTCGTCGTCACAGTGCTCGAGCTCAAGGGCGACGGCGCCGTGCGGCTCGGCATCGACGCGCCCCGTTCCACGCGGGTGTACCGCGCGGAGGTCTACGCCGCGGTGAAGGCCGCCAACGCCGAGGCCAGCCGCGCGGGTCAGCCCGCCTCCAGCGCGGTCGAGGCGCTCATGGGCCTGGCGGGGGCGCGTCGTCCCGCCTCCGCGTCGTCGGAGTCTGCGCCGCAGCCCGCGACCTCGGACGACCCGCCCATCCCGCCGCCCTCGACGCGACCGGCCGCCCCGGCCCGCCCCGGCCCCCGACCAGGACCCCCACCCCGTCGCTGA